Proteins from a single region of Mustela erminea isolate mMusErm1 chromosome X, mMusErm1.Pri, whole genome shotgun sequence:
- the LDOC1 gene encoding protein LDOC1 has protein sequence MVDELVLLLHALLMRHRALSIENSQLMEQLRLLVCERATLLRQVRPPSCPVPFPETFSGESSRLPEFIVQTASYMLVNENRFCNDAMKVAFLISLLTGEAEEWVVPYIEMDSPILGDYRAFLDEMKQCFGWDDDEEDDDDDDDEEDDY, from the coding sequence ATGGTGGACGAGCTGGTGCTGCTCCTGCACGCGCTCCTGATGCGGCACCGCGCGCTGAGCATCGAGAACAGCCAGCTCATGGAACAGCTGCGGCTGCTGGTGTGCGAGAGGGCCACGCTGCTGCGCCAGGTACGTCCGCCGAGCTGCCCGGTGCCCTTCCCCGAAACGTTTAGCGGCGAGAGCTCCCGGCTCCCTGAGTTTATCGTGCAGACGGCGTCTTACATGCTGGTCAACGAGAACCGATTCTGCAACGACGCCATGAAGGTGGCATTCCTAATCAGCCTGCTTACCGGGGAAGCCGAGGAGTGGGTGGTGCCCTACATTGAGATGGATAGCCCCATCCTAGGTGATTACCGGGCCTTCCTGGATGAGATGAAACAGTGTTTTGGCTGGGATGACGACGAAGAAGatgacgacgacgacgacgacgaagAAGATGATTACTAG